One window of the Lonchura striata isolate bLonStr1 chromosome 9, bLonStr1.mat, whole genome shotgun sequence genome contains the following:
- the TMEM69 gene encoding transmembrane protein 69: MFPLIQRCCFNTPFKLQKLPGPSLLLQGKNKTACSSLVLQLQGCARPLSTPLSLKPASVYTAQLRAFHTSLPISKEKTPAESEAEPQEDLGSLKDCPKPALYLSLGGLIPFVAVPLAMATQGTYSPELAFAQVAYGAATASFLGGMRWGFALPANSPAKPDWLNLANGTVPALLACQALLFKDVTQGAVMLTVALGIALHYDTSLLPPYPRWFKVLRVVGTMVMILSLLATVALKAFLEGEQSDDRKTQQNINE, translated from the exons ATGTTTCCTCTCATACAACGATGCTGCTTCAACACACCTTTCAAA CTGCAGAAGTTACCTGGCCCCagtctgctgctccaggggaaGAATAAGACAGCCTGCTCTTCCTTGgtcctccagctgcagggatgtgcACGTCCTCTCTCCACACCCCTGAGCCTCAAACCAGCATCAGTTTACACAGCCCAGCTCCGGGCTTTCCACACCTCTCTCCCCATCTCCAAGGAGAAAACCCCTGCAGAATCTGAGGCAGAGCCACAAGAAGACCTGGGATCTCTGAAGGATTGTCCCAAGCCAGCCCTTTATTTAAGCCTGGGGGGGCTAATCCCGTTTGTGGCTGTGCCGCTGGCCATGGCTACGCAGGGCACCTACAGCCCAGAGCTGGCCTTTGCTCAGGTCGCCTACGGTGctgccacagcctccttcctcGGGGGAATGAGGTGGGGCTTTGCTCTCCCAGCAAACAGCCCAGCCAAGCCAGACTGGCTGAACCTGGCTAATGGCACAGTTCCTGCTCTGCTTGCCTGCCAAGCCCTGCTTTTCAAAGATGTCACTCAGGGAGCAGTGATGCTCACGGTGGCCTTAGGGATAGCGCTGCATTATGACActtcccttcttcctccttACCCCAGGTGGTTTAAAGTACTGAGGGTAGTGGGAACAATGGTGATGATATTATCCCTGTTGGCCACTGTAGCACTGAAAGCTTTCTTAGAAGGGGAGCAAAGTGATGAtagaaaaacacagcagaacATAAATGAATAA
- the IPP gene encoding actin-binding protein IPP, which translates to MAASAGMGKGASGSSSISSSERHARLLLAQINRLRAGHSFCDVRLEVGPEAFSVHRLVLAASSPYFAALFAGGMKESGRDVVRIAGVEADTFHTLLDFIYTGVVSIAEHNVQELIVAADMLQLTEVVELCCEFLKGQIDPLNCIGLFQFSEQIACHDLMEFTESYIHGHFLEVQSGEEFLALTKEQLVKILRSEDLSIEDEYQVFTAAMQWILKDVGKRKKYVVEVLEPVRFPLLPAQRLLKYIESIPDFSLRVALQTLLKEYCEVSKSPKENKVSSFLQASKGRPRRKARKYLYAVGGYTRLQGGRWSDSRALSCVERFDTFSHYWTTVSSLHQARSGLGVAVVGGMVYAIGGEDNSMIFDCTECYDPVTKQWTTVASMNHPRCALGVCTCYGAIYALGGWVGAEIGNTIERFDPEENSWDVVGSMAKPRYCFGCCEMQGLIYVIGGISSEGVELRSVEVYDPISKRWSELAPMGTRRAYLGVAALNDCIYAVGGWNESQDALASVERYSFEEEKWAEVASMKIPRAGVCVVAVNGLLYASGGRAPSPDFAAPVTSDSVEVYNPHMDSWTEIANMITSRCEGGVAVL; encoded by the exons ATGGCGGCGAGTGCCGGGATGGGCAAGGGCGCCTCTGGCTCCAGCTCCATTTCCAGTTCCGAGCGGCACGCCCGCCTCCTCCTGGCCCAGATCAACCGGCTGCGCGCCGGGCACAGCTTCTGCGATGTGCGGCTGGAGGTGGGCCCGGAGGCGTTCTCCGTGCACCGCCTGGTGCTGGCGGCCAGCAGCCCGTACTTCGCGGCGCTGTTCGCGGGAGGCATGAAGGAGTCCGGGCGGGACGTGGTGCGGATCGCGGGCGTGGAGGCGGACACCTTCCACACGCTGCTCGACTTCATCTACACAG GGGTGGTGAGCATCGCGGAGCACAACGTGCAGGAGCTCATCGTCGCCGCGGACATGCTGCAGCTCACCGAGGTGGTGGAGCTCTGCTGCGAGTTCCTCAAGGGCCAGATCGACCCGCTGAACTGCATCGGCCTCTTCCAGTTCTCCGAGCAGATCGCCTGTCACGACTTGATGGAGTTCACCGAGAGCTACATCCACGGGCACTTCCTGGAGGTGCAGAGCGGGGAGGAGTTCCTGGCGCTCACCAAGGAGCAGCTCGTGAAGATCCTGCGGAGCGAGGACCTGAGCATCGAGGACGAGTACCAGGTTTTCACAGCGGCGATGCAATGGATTCTGAAGGAtgtggggaaaagaaagaaatatgtcGTAGAAGTACTGGAGCCTGTTCGATTCCCTCTGCTACCAGCACAAAGGCTGTTAAAATACATAGAAA GTATTCCAGATTTCAGTCTTCGGGTGGCCCTGCAAACTCTGTTGAAAGAATATTGTGAAGTCTCTAAGTCTCCCAAAGAGAACAAGGTCAGCAGTTTTCTGCAGGCTTCTAAAGGTCGTCCCCGGAGGAAAGCCAGGAAGTACCTTTATGCAGTAG GTGGGTACACCCGGCTGCAGGGAGGACGCTGgagtgacagcagagccctcagCTGTGTGGAGCGGTTTGACACCTTCAGCCACTACTGGACCACAGTGTCCTCTCTCCACCAGGCCCGGAGCGGGCTGGGGGTGGCTGTGGTGGGAGGAATGGTCTATGCCATTGGAG GTGAGGACAACTCAATGATTTTTGACTGTACTGAATGCTATGATCCTGTCACTAAGCAATGGACAACCGTGGCTTCCATGAACCATCCCCGTTGTGCATTGGGTGTGTGCACATGCTATGGTGCCATCTATGCTTTGG GAGGCTGGGTTGGAGCAGAGATTGGCAACACAATTGAAAGATTTGATCCTGAAGAGAATAGTTGGGATGTGGTGGGAAGCATGGCTAAGCCCCGTTACTGCTTTGGGTGTTGTGAAATGCAAG GTTTGATTTATGTCATTGGTGGTATCAGCAGTGAAGGAGTAGAGCTGCGTTCTGTTGAAGTCTACGACCCCATCTCTAAACGCTGGTCTGAGCTGGCTCCAATGGGCACCCGAAGAGCCTATCTTGGTGTAGCTGCTCTCAACGATTGTATCTATGCTGTGGGAGGCTGGAATGAATCCCAGGATGCACTTGCTAGTGTAGAAAGATACTCATTCGAAGAG GAAAAGTGGGCTGAAGTTGCATCGATGAAGATCCCAAGAGCTGGTGTTTGTGTTGTGGCTGTGAATGGACTTCTCTATGCCTCAGGAGGCCGAGCTCCCAGTCCTGATTTTGCTGCTCCAGTAACCTCTGACTCTGTTGAAGTTTATAACCCTCACATGGACAGCTGGACTGAAATTGCCAACATGATCACCAGCCGCTGCGAAGGAGGCGTAGCTGTGCTGTAA